A region of Frederiksenia canicola DNA encodes the following proteins:
- the frdC gene encoding fumarate reductase subunit FrdC — protein MTTVASKRKKYVREVTPTWWKRLDFYKFYVLRESTAVPTIWFCLELFYGLVCLGNNTFESSFVSFLQNPLVVVLNIITLGAVLLNSLTFFNMAPQMMNIIVKNERINVKLVSQVFWGITAVVSLFALILV, from the coding sequence ATGACAACAGTAGCAAGTAAACGCAAAAAATATGTGCGTGAAGTCACACCAACGTGGTGGAAGCGGTTAGATTTTTACAAGTTTTACGTTTTGCGTGAAAGTACCGCAGTACCAACCATTTGGTTTTGTTTAGAATTATTCTACGGCTTAGTTTGCCTTGGTAATAATACCTTTGAAAGCAGCTTCGTCAGCTTCTTACAAAATCCATTAGTTGTGGTGTTAAATATTATTACCTTAGGTGCAGTGTTGTTGAATAGCTTGACCTTCTTCAATATGGCACCGCAGATGATGAATATCATTGTTAAAAATGAACGCATCAATGTGAAATTGGTATCGCAAGTGTTCTGGGGCATTACCGCTGTCGTTAGCCTTTTTGCCTTGATTTTAGTATAG
- a CDS encoding succinate dehydrogenase/fumarate reductase iron-sulfur subunit — MTNQSKMTVEVLRYNPEQDNEPFLAKYEVPYDSQTSLLDALGYIKDELEPELSYRWSCRMAICGSCGMMVNGKPKLACKTFLRDYSGYMRIEPLANFPIERDLVVDLSHFIESLESIKPYIIDNKAPELDGNPHPSDVLAKSRTKQTPAQLEKYRTFSMCINCGLCYAACPQFGLNPEFVGPAALTLAHRYNLDNRDNGKAERMKIINGKNGVWSCTFVGYCSEVCPKHVNPASAVNQGKIESAKDYVFAMLKPQK; from the coding sequence ATGACGAATCAAAGCAAAATGACGGTCGAAGTGCTTCGTTATAACCCTGAACAAGACAACGAACCGTTCTTAGCCAAATATGAAGTGCCTTATGATAGCCAAACTTCGTTACTTGACGCATTAGGCTATATTAAAGATGAATTAGAGCCAGAACTTTCTTACCGTTGGTCTTGCCGTATGGCGATCTGTGGCTCGTGTGGCATGATGGTAAACGGTAAACCAAAACTGGCATGTAAAACTTTCTTACGTGATTACAGTGGTTATATGCGAATTGAACCGCTGGCTAACTTCCCAATTGAGCGTGACTTAGTGGTTGATCTCAGTCACTTCATTGAAAGTTTGGAATCGATCAAACCATATATTATCGACAATAAAGCTCCAGAGCTTGATGGCAATCCACATCCATCTGATGTGTTAGCGAAAAGCCGTACCAAACAGACTCCAGCACAGCTTGAGAAATATCGTACTTTCTCAATGTGTATTAACTGTGGTTTATGTTACGCTGCTTGTCCGCAATTTGGTTTAAATCCAGAGTTTGTAGGGCCTGCTGCCTTAACCCTTGCCCACCGTTATAACTTGGATAACCGTGATAACGGTAAAGCCGAACGGATGAAAATCATCAACGGTAAAAACGGGGTATGGAGCTGTACCTTCGTTGGTTACTGTTCCGAAGTTTGTCCGAAACACGTTAATCCAGCGTCTGCGGTGAACCAAGGTAAAATTGAAAGTGCCAAAGATTATGTTTTTGCCATGTTAAAACCGCAAAAGTAA